The Sphingobacteriales bacterium genome contains the following window.
AAAATGCAGTTTCAAGGTCATGCTGATGTGTGCCAGTAAACCCAGTATCAGTACAATTTCCATGATGCGAATCACCCAGTTGTGTGACATGAAATACGCTGCCGTATTAAAGGTTTCCCCGCCATCATTCAATAAGATGGTAGAATTGATGCCTGCGTGTACAACCAGAAAGCTGATAAGAAATAAACCTGTGAGACCGACTATGATTTTTTTGCCGATGGATGAACTTAAAAAATTTTCTTTTGCCATGATAGTATGATTTCAAAAAACCGTCGCAAAATTAACAGTTAATGAGTGAAATATGTTTTGATGTGCATTAAATTTTTGCACATCTTTTGTTTAGAAAGATTCTAAATAAATAAACACAACAACAGCTAAGATTATTTACTGCCTATTATGCCGGAATGCAGGCCGTACTTACTTGTGAGTATCAAGTAATCCAGACACCAAATCAATGTATTTCTGCATGGCTTCTTCTTTGGACAAGCCGGCTTTGTCTTTCCAGGCATTCCACTTAAACTGTCCTTTGATATCGAACATACCAGGTTTTGAGGTCGTATTGTCACCGTCTGTTGCCTGTTTAAAAAAGGCATATAAATCCAGTAACTGGGTGTCACTTGGTCGTTTGGTCAATGTTTTTACATCTAATTGTGCCTGTTCAAACTGATTATCTAAGCTCATATTTTTAATTTTGCTTAAATTTAGAAAATGATTTTGAGATTAGCCTCATAATTCAACGGCTCTCTCTTCTTTTTTCAAATTTGAATCAGCCTGAAAAACTGACCCAAAATGTACTTTAATGAAGAAATTCCAATTTGCCTTTTTAATCTGTATCCCACTGATCTGGTTTTTTTTCAAACTATTGCCTGTTTATACTCATCCGGCAGACTGCTCCACGCCCAATTTCATGTATGCAGAGAATATCGAACAACTTAAAATCTGGTGTTTTGATGCGGACAGCACCATTCGTTTCGACGACAGTTCGAACTTTCTGTATGTGGTAAGCATCTGGTTGCTGATACACTTCTTTCAGTTTACCACCGTAAAGGCCGCAATGGCTATTTCTGCATTCAGTATGTTCACATCTGTTTATCTGCTGCACAGAACCATCGATTCCAGATTTTGGAACATACAATTGTTGGTGGTGGGTTTGTTGTTCATGAGCACACAAATATGGGCAGGTGTACTGGGAGATGAAATCATTTTCCAAGGCATGTTGTGGCTGCTGGTGATACATTCCTTTTGGAAACACCGCTATATCGGTATGTTATTCTGGAGTTCAGTCAATATCATTGCAAGCCCGGATAACCTGTTCATTGTTCTGCCGCTTATCGTTGTCAGCTTTTGGGATATCCTTTTATTAAAAGAACGGGACAAAAGAAAATTTATCATTCGAAGGATACGCAGAACCATAACATTCTTCCTGTTCCCCATAATTATATTTTACACGGACCGTTATTTGTACTTTGGAAAGATCCTTCCGTATAACTGGCTGCATCATTCAGTGGAAACAGACAGGTATTTCGGTTTCTTTAACCTGGAAGCATTTAATGTTACCAAACATTATCTACGCTTCTATACCCTTCCTCTCCTTATTGGCATCGCCTTTTATTTTCTGAAAGAATTCAAAAGTCTGAACATACGTTATTGGGCATTAGCCGTCTCTTTTTTATTTATTCCCATTATTTATAACTGCACATTTACACAGGATGAGAACCTGGGATACAAGAATATGTACAGCATTTATCTCGGTTTAATTACACTGTCACTGCTGTTTATACGTGATTTCCGTTCGATTTCCCAGGCTGTAACAACAGCGGTATTCGTGCTCTTTTTCGGATTTAAATTTGCCTTCATATATTTCGAAAATACGTTACAGAGCGCCAACAACAACGAATATTATCTGGCGAACGATCTGGCAAAAGTCCACAATGGCAAAGTTATCCTCTATTATGATAATTTTATTCCCTGGCTGACGGAATGGCAAACTACATTCGCCAGCGGTAAACATACGAAATCAGGGGAAAAAATGACAACCAAGGAACTAACGGCGTCCCTGGCAGACGTTATCATTACTGAAAACCAAGACGACATCCTACTGCTGAAAGAAAAATATGACCTTTTTAAGATTCCGAAGAATACACGTCAGTATCAGAGGGAAATTGCTCCGGATAATTCACTGGATAAATTCTTTTATAAGTATTCCCGGAAATCGAAACTCAATATAAATGACCGGTATACCATGATGGTTTGGAAATTTGGCAACAATTACCAAGATATTAAGAAGATGCTGGAACAGCACGGTGGGAAGAAACTGGATTAATTTGAGTCGAATTTTTTCAAGTAAATTCCGTATAAAAAATAACCCCGCAAATGCGGGGTTATTTTAAATCACTGTATCTGCAATTATTACTTAGTGAGCATAATTGGTTTTACATAGTATTTACCTTCGGATGTCTCCAATCGGATGAAGTAGATACCTGCCGGTTGTTTACTTCCATTGAACTGATACTGATTTTCTTTGTTGGCGGTTACTGCGCCATCGAAAATTTTCTCAACTTCCTGCCCGACATTATTGTATACTGCCAATCGCAAAATTACATCTTTAGGGCTTGAAAAGCTTATCGTCGCATTATCACTGAATGGATTTGGATAAGCTTTTATTTCCAATGCTGCTGATACCTGAAGAGCAGGCTGTGGTTTAACATCCGTTGCCTGTGAGTTCAGACGGAATATCGGTGCTCCGGAGTCAATGACACACGGACAGGCTGTATTTTCATACCAGTATGTATAATCACCGCCAACTACTTTCTTGGCGATAAACTTACCTGTCATTACACTTGGAACAGACGCCGTTGCATTCTGAGTCTGTATATTGCCATTCGGTGCGAAGATGGTTGCCATAACAGCTGCTCCCTTATTGATGGTTACATTCCCATTTACATGGAAAGTTACCTGCATGCCATCCGGATTAATTGTCGGGTTATCTCCTGCCGACATATCGTTCCTGATTCTCAATTTTGTACATGACTGTGCAAACCTAATTGTGGAATTCTTTTTCAACTCCAATCTGTCTGTCAGATTAAGTACAGATGCGCTCACAATCAACGTTGCATCATCCCCTATCACTATCTTATGTTTTAAGGTATCGTCTACTCCAAGAACCATCGTTGTTCCGTTGGGGACATTTACATCCACATTGCTTGCATATGAGATATTTCCTTCAAAGGTAATGGTGGTAGCAGATGCCACACCATATACTGTGTCTGATGCCGTTCCTCCTCCGCTAAGCGTAATAATAGGCGCAATCACAAACGCATCGTCGTCATAAACACTTGAACTTTCCACCGTCGCCTTTCCGCTTGGTTTCGTAATTCCGATGGAGCCGCTGAATACGGTATCAAATTTACCGATATTTATCTCATCACTGGCAAGTATGGTAAATGTTGATACGATAATATCACCACTCACTATTGCTGTTGCTCCGGAATTATCTGTCACTGTCACGCTGTACGTTCCAGGTGCAAGATTACTGATAGTCTGTCCTGTCTGACCATTACTCCACAAGTAGCTATATGGTCCCGTTCCACCAGTTGCCATAGCCGTTAAAGAGCCATTGCTCTCTCCGTCGCAGCTCACATCCGTAGAAGCTATCATCCTTGCAAACAGGCCGGATGCAACAGAACAGCTGCCGCATTGTGTATTGGCATTCCAGTCCGTGTATTCTCCTTTTTCAATTTTTTTCGCAATAAACAAACCGGTCATGGTGGTGCGATTCGTAGATTTCCCCTTCACTTTTATATGTTCATCTTTTGCATAGAGTGTTGCGAGCACCTTGGAACCTTCCTGAATATCCACATGTTTTTGCGCGAAGACTGTTACCCCTAAACCATCCGGATTGAAGCGTGAATTTCTCTTCAGGTGTAAATGTTCTTTCAGCCTGACTTTCGTACATTGCATAAATTTAATCACTGCAAACTCCTTCGTCTCCAACTTTCTGATATTTACCACAGGCTGTGTAAAAATCACCACACCTGCCTTTTCAATCTTAATCTCATTGTAGATAGTATCTGTTAAAATCACGGTTTGTCCTGCATTCACCCTGATATTATTATTGCTGGAATAAGGATTTGTTTCAAAAGCAGGTATCGGAGCTGAAGCAACCGTATGAATTTGTGTGGTTGCAACCCCTCCGCTGTTAACATCAATATTCACAGCCTGTACAAAAGTGCCCGGTGCAGTTACAGTAGTATACTCCTCAATTTCTGCTTTACCGGTCAAGGTAGTGATACCAATTCCTCCACTTTGTACATTGCTGTGATGTAAGTGGACTTCCTCGCTGGCTAACATGACATAATTATAGAGTGAGCCGCCCGTCACTGTAACTGTTGATGAACAGGTTGATGTATTTCCATTCACATCTGTTACCGTAAGTATGATAGTGTTTGCACCGGTATTGCTGCAATTGAAAGATGCCTGGGATATACTTTTTGAAGTTATGCCGCATGCATCTGAAGAACCGTTATTAATATCTGTTGCCTTTATGGAAACATATCCGGTAGAATCCAGTGATACGGTAAGATCCTTACATATTGCCGTAGGCGGAACTGCATCTACTACGGTAACGGTTGCACTACAGGTAGCTGTATTTCCATTTGCATCTGTAACAGTCAGTATTACCGTATTTCCTGAACCGGATAAACCTTCATGATTTGTTATTCCGTGTACTCCGGATGTACAATTAAATGCAGTCTGGTTCAGGGATAATCCTGTTATGCCGCAGGCATCGGATGAACCGTTGTTTACCTGAGCCGGCGTTATACCTCCATTGCCGCTGGCATCTAAATATACGGTCACATCCTGACAAACAGCTATTGGTGCGGTGTTATCTATAGCTGCTAAAATGGTTGCACTTGCTGAAGCGGTACATCCATTTGCATCTGTCACTGAAAAATTATAGGTTCCCGGATTAAGATCAGTTGTAGTGTCTCCGCCAAAAGTATATGTTCCGGAACCACCTGTAACTGTTAATGCAACACTTCCTTTACCTCCGGGGCAAACAGGATGAGTGGGAGTAGCTGTTAGTACCAGATCACAAGGAGCGGTACACGCTGAAGTAGTTTGAAACCCTGGCGTATTTATTTCTGAATCCGTTCCATTCACCAACCATGGCAGGTATGTCACAAAGCTGTTTGTTTTATAATTGACAACTGCCGTGTCGGTTGATCCCCACCAGTTACAGGTAGCCGTAACGATGCCTCCCGCTGATCCATAAACCACCCTGGGTGTACCACCCAAAATACTGTTGTGGTACAGAACGTTTCCTGTCTTGGCCGAGTTCACCCAAAATGCATAGGTGATAGCAGCATCGAAAAAGTTCTCGCTAACCATATTATCCGCGCTTTCCGCATAGATACCGCGTCCATTCTCAAAGATATTTTTTGTGATGGTATGGCCACCGCTGCCCAGTGCCATAGACGGCGAATTATTTACAAATTTATTATCACTGATCAGGCTGCCGACCGTAATGGAACTCTGGAAGATCATACCACCGCCCTGGTATAAGGAAGGAGGTGTATTGTTATCAAAAATATAGTTCCGGCTGAATGTCCCGGATGCGGCCGTTCCGTCAATTTGCAGAGCCCAATAAGTGAAGTGGCTGAAATTGTTGTCGGTCACCAACCAGTTGATATCACTACCGGCATAAATACCGGATGTTCCTGTTGAAATATGGCCTGCTCCAAAATTTCCGCCATCAAAAATATTGTTTTTGATATCGAAAGTACCCAGGCAAGAACCGCAATTCAAAGTCTTTCGAACAGCCGGTGTGGCATTCATCGTGAAGCCGTCCAGGGTAAACCCGGTCACGGTCGTTGGGAAGCCTAAGGAGATCGATCCATTAATGACGGACTCCGCACCGCGGGCACCTGCGTATTTTCCGGATGGGATACCTGCATTCGCACCTAAAATGGTCAATCCGCTTTTAACGATAGTCACATCTTCATTATACGTGCCGGCTGCTACGGTAATCGTGTGTCCATTTAAGGTAAGCGGATCACTAACAGCCGATTGTATGGTGCAATAATAGATACCGGTGTTGACGTTCTGTACGGGGCCGCTGGCCAATCCATTCGGAACAGTAGCCGCAGCCGTAGCCGTGCATCCGTTCAGGTCAGTGACAGTTGCCGTATAGGTTTGAGAAGGGTTCAACCCTGTTGCTGTTGAAGCAGTTTGAACAGGGACTGTATTCCAGGCAAAGTTGTATGAACCGGATCCTCCGCTCACCACTGAAACCGTCGCTGTTCCGTCAGAGCAAATGTTGGCCTGAGTGGTGGAAGTAGTGAGTTGTAAATTACAAGGCGCTAAACAGACTTCCGTGGTCTGGAACCCGGGCGTACCGCCATCCGTATCGGTTCCGCTGGTCAGCCAGGGGATAAAAGATACCAAGCTTGTATTGTTGACCTTAGGCGTGTTGGCCGCCAGGGTGGTTGCACCCCACCAGTTGCAGGTGGCATCAACCTTGAAAGCAGCCGAATATCCGGCAACCGAATACCCAAGGCGGCTACCGCCTCCAAAATAGTTATAGTGCAATGCATTGGGATGTAAGTATGCATCAGCGTTAGTAGCATAGGCATATCCATCATTCAGGAACACGTTGCCCGTAGTATTACTGTTGGGACCTTGTGAATTGATGGCATTACCAACGCCTGTAAATTCGTTATTGGTGATCGTATTATTACCGTTATACATGATAATAGCAGCACTGGAATAGCTCACATTGGCCATATCAAACAGGTTGTCTGTGATCAGCATTCCCGGCGTACTATTCAGGTTGGTTGAACCTAATTTTATGGCGGATCTTAAATTGTTGTAAAAATTATTGCCGCTGATAGTGCCGGAAGCTACAGAAGCTCCTTGCTGTATAAAGATGGCATCGCCCGCACCAACATTATTAAAACCACTGAAAGTGTTATCGGTAATGGTTAATGTCGGAAGCACCACCGCAGCTTGTAAATTCAGCGCATTACAGTTTGTTTTGCCGGTTGTATTCGAGAAGATGTTGTTTGTGAGTGTATACGAATTAAGTCCGGCGATAGTACCTGGTTGTGTGATGATAGATGCATTAACACCCAGGTCTAAGGTGAATCCATCAATTGTTAAGTCTGTAACACCCGTGTTATTCTGAATTTGGCCAAAAATAATGGATTCTGGCCCCCTGGCACCGGGATATCTTCCGGCTGGGATGCCTGCATTAGCGCCTAAGAAAGTCAGGCTCTTGGAGGTGGTTAAATTCTCCGTATATGTACCGGGATCTACCTGTATCGTGTGGCCGCTTAAAGTCGCCGCATCATTGATAGCCGACTGGATGGTACAATAATGCAATCCGGTATTGATATTATGCACCGGGTTCAGCGGGGAATTGACGATTGTTACGTTTGCCGTATTGCTACATCCATTTAAGTCTGTAACAATTACTGTATATGTTCCCGGGTTCAGGCCGATAGCAGTTTGAGTTGTTTGAACCGGAGACGTATTCCAGGAATAAGTGTAAGGACCGGTTCCGCCGCTGGTCACGTTTACAGTTGCCGTATTACTACAAGCTGCTTCTATTTTTGAAACGGAGATCTGCAGGTCGCATGGAGCCGCACATCCGGCTGCCGGCTGAAACCCTGCTATTCCCAAATCAGTATCCGTTCCGCTGGTCAACCAGGGTTTATAATTCACCAGGCTTCCAAAGCTAACTTTGGAAGCAACAACGGACGGTGTTGTACTACCCCACCAGTTACAGGTTGCCTCTACGACAACCCCCGTAAATCCTGACACCTGTTTATTACCACCTGATCCGGCACTCAAAATACTGTTGTTAACCAGTACGTTTCCGGTTTTTGCCGCATTCAGTGCAAACGCATAAGTAGAATTAGTAAAGAAATTTTCAAAAACCTGGTTATTAGCGCTTACACAATAGATCGCGCCGCCGGTACCCTCAAAAGTGTTTTTCGAAACGATATTATTGTCATCTCCCAGAATGATACCATCACTGATAAACAAATTGTCCGTGATCGTTTGACCGGAAGTCTCGTCACTCTGGAAATTCATACCATTTCCATTATTCATCAGCTTGTTGCCGCTGAAAACGCCCGGTCCCATCCCCGTAGGCAATGGCCCGTCCATTAATAAGGCATTCGATTTATAATTTGTAAAATAGTTATCGGTAACAAACCAGGTAACACCAATGCCTGTGTAAATAGCATTATTAGCGGTATAAGTTCCGCCGTCAAAAATATTATTCCTGACATTTATAGTACCTGTACCGCCCAGGTTGCAATTTAATGAACTGGTACTGTTGGCCGCTGATTGTATGGTAAATCCGTCCAGTGTCAGAACACCCACTACAGCGGATGTTTTGATATATCCGTTAATGACGGATTCGGCTCCACGTACACCGGGATATTTACCAGCGGAGATACCGGCATTGGCTCCATTTAAGGTTAATGGCTTGTTAATGGTGATGATGCTTTCATTATAAACACCCGCATCGGCAGATATTACATCGTTCGGAGATGCCGCATTCACTGCTTGCTGGATCGTGCAGTAATTGATTCCGCTGGTTAAATTATGCACCGGACCCGTTAGGGCGTTGGCTACTACGACATTGGCCGTTGCCGAACATCCGTTGACATCCTT
Protein-coding sequences here:
- a CDS encoding T9SS type A sorting domain-containing protein, giving the protein MKNHFYRKKERFSDCCFRNLSLILVLMGTFVLTSNAQITINGSGSFATIQAAVNAAPANAVIDVPAGTYDEVPTTGVITVNKPLTINGANANISAGRFAGARGAESVINGRFTLTASVTFTDFTLNGFRMNATATRPVNIITSGSFTVPASIYLKNNVFSGQNIAATSAISVASANLTWFITDNGFSNYVSTNISIAGNIGAGTFSGNLVTNNSIAANAATELSYPNTVLTGQLITDNRFINPLSGQKAMSLASGNHTVSKNQFEGPGGPAISAASANNTISGNIFLNTSSAFQLTANFSGNVLVNNSFLGGATATSVIITGYSGSVTTASCNWWGTVTPPATRINNATQVIMAPWLTDGTDSDLITPGFQTTEVCLAPCNLQLSTTVTDETICGNGTASVSVASGGTGTYTYSWNTIPAQTTASISGLSAGTYTVTVKDVNGCSATANVVVANALTGPVHNLTSGINYCTIQQAVNAASPNDVISADAGVYNESIITINKPLTLNGANAGISAGKYPGVRGAESVINGYIKTSAVVGVLTLDGFTIQSAANSTSSLNCNLGGTGTINVRNNIFDGGTYTANNAIYTGIGVTWFVTDNYFTNYKSNALLMDGPLPTGMGPGVFSGNKLMNNGNGMNFQSDETSGQTITDNLFISDGIILGDDNNIVSKNTFEGTGGAIYCVSANNQVFENFFTNSTYAFALNAAKTGNVLVNNSILSAGSGGNKQVSGFTGVVVEATCNWWGSTTPSVVASKVSFGSLVNYKPWLTSGTDTDLGIAGFQPAAGCAAPCDLQISVSKIEAACSNTATVNVTSGGTGPYTYSWNTSPVQTTQTAIGLNPGTYTVIVTDLNGCSNTANVTIVNSPLNPVHNINTGLHYCTIQSAINDAATLSGHTIQVDPGTYTENLTTSKSLTFLGANAGIPAGRYPGARGPESIIFGQIQNNTGVTDLTIDGFTLDLGVNASIITQPGTIAGLNSYTLTNNIFSNTTGKTNCNALNLQAAVVLPTLTITDNTFSGFNNVGAGDAIFIQQGASVASGTISGNNFYNNLRSAIKLGSTNLNSTPGMLITDNLFDMANVSYSSAAIIMYNGNNTITNNEFTGVGNAINSQGPNSNTTGNVFLNDGYAYATNADAYLHPNALHYNYFGGGSRLGYSVAGYSAAFKVDATCNWWGATTLAANTPKVNNTSLVSFIPWLTSGTDTDGGTPGFQTTEVCLAPCNLQLTTSTTQANICSDGTATVSVVSGGSGSYNFAWNTVPVQTASTATGLNPSQTYTATVTDLNGCTATAAATVPNGLASGPVQNVNTGIYYCTIQSAVSDPLTLNGHTITVAAGTYNEDVTIVKSGLTILGANAGIPSGKYAGARGAESVINGSISLGFPTTVTGFTLDGFTMNATPAVRKTLNCGSCLGTFDIKNNIFDGGNFGAGHISTGTSGIYAGSDINWLVTDNNFSHFTYWALQIDGTAASGTFSRNYIFDNNTPPSLYQGGGMIFQSSITVGSLISDNKFVNNSPSMALGSGGHTITKNIFENGRGIYAESADNMVSENFFDAAITYAFWVNSAKTGNVLYHNSILGGTPRVVYGSAGGIVTATCNWWGSTDTAVVNYKTNSFVTYLPWLVNGTDSEINTPGFQTTSACTAPCDLVLTATPTHPVCPGGKGSVALTVTGGSGTYTFGGDTTTDLNPGTYNFSVTDANGCTASASATILAAIDNTAPIAVCQDVTVYLDASGNGGITPAQVNNGSSDACGITGLSLNQTAFNCTSGVHGITNHEGLSGSGNTVILTVTDANGNTATCSATVTVVDAVPPTAICKDLTVSLDSTGYVSIKATDINNGSSDACGITSKSISQASFNCSNTGANTIILTVTDVNGNTSTCSSTVTVTGGSLYNYVMLASEEVHLHHSNVQSGGIGITTLTGKAEIEEYTTVTAPGTFVQAVNIDVNSGGVATTQIHTVASAPIPAFETNPYSSNNNIRVNAGQTVILTDTIYNEIKIEKAGVVIFTQPVVNIRKLETKEFAVIKFMQCTKVRLKEHLHLKRNSRFNPDGLGVTVFAQKHVDIQEGSKVLATLYAKDEHIKVKGKSTNRTTMTGLFIAKKIEKGEYTDWNANTQCGSCSVASGLFARMIASTDVSCDGESNGSLTAMATGGTGPYSYLWSNGQTGQTISNLAPGTYSVTVTDNSGATAIVSGDIIVSTFTILASDEINIGKFDTVFSGSIGITKPSGKATVESSSVYDDDAFVIAPIITLSGGGTASDTVYGVASATTITFEGNISYASNVDVNVPNGTTMVLGVDDTLKHKIVIGDDATLIVSASVLNLTDRLELKKNSTIRFAQSCTKLRIRNDMSAGDNPTINPDGMQVTFHVNGNVTINKGAAVMATIFAPNGNIQTQNATASVPSVMTGKFIAKKVVGGDYTYWYENTACPCVIDSGAPIFRLNSQATDVKPQPALQVSAALEIKAYPNPFSDNATISFSSPKDVILRLAVYNNVGQEVEKIFDGAVTANKENQYQFNGSKQPAGIYFIRLETSEGKYYVKPIMLTK
- a CDS encoding acyl-CoA-binding protein encodes the protein MSLDNQFEQAQLDVKTLTKRPSDTQLLDLYAFFKQATDGDNTTSKPGMFDIKGQFKWNAWKDKAGLSKEEAMQKYIDLVSGLLDTHK